A genomic stretch from Chitinophaga agri includes:
- a CDS encoding bifunctional helix-turn-helix transcriptional regulator/GNAT family N-acetyltransferase, with protein MSVNLEVVREVSEFNNYYNSLAELLNRHLADNNLSLSALRVLRKLKEEEEQCTAGKLIANLGIDGGYLSRILKSFEMNQLIAKRKSNLDGRTWYLQLTAKGAKLLETLEEGSAAQVNKLLEPVPAEQQVALAGAMKTVRHILSDDARISPEDITYRRDLQPGDAGFIMHMHGSLYAKEAGYNLEFETHTCKTFYEFLEAYNSSKDQVFLAMHGNQIIGSIAVLGHSRYATQLRWFLVHPDYRGIGIGQRLLTEAINAAKEKLFQKIYLITTSQQVAATSMFRKNGFRKSGEKHMPMWGLQLTEERYEIDLV; from the coding sequence ATGTCAGTGAATCTTGAAGTGGTGCGGGAGGTTAGTGAATTCAATAATTATTACAACAGCCTGGCGGAGTTATTAAACAGGCATTTGGCAGACAACAATCTTTCGTTATCTGCATTAAGGGTACTCAGGAAGTTAAAAGAAGAGGAAGAGCAATGCACGGCAGGAAAACTGATTGCCAATTTAGGTATTGACGGCGGATATCTGAGCCGCATCCTTAAATCATTTGAAATGAATCAGCTGATCGCCAAACGTAAGTCCAACCTGGACGGACGTACCTGGTACCTGCAGCTGACAGCGAAGGGAGCGAAGTTGCTCGAAACGCTGGAAGAAGGCTCCGCAGCACAGGTCAACAAACTGCTGGAACCCGTTCCGGCAGAACAGCAGGTGGCACTGGCGGGAGCGATGAAGACCGTGCGTCACATCCTCTCTGATGACGCCAGGATATCGCCGGAAGATATCACCTACAGACGTGACCTGCAGCCGGGCGATGCTGGTTTTATCATGCACATGCATGGCTCCCTGTATGCAAAGGAAGCAGGGTATAACCTGGAGTTTGAAACACATACCTGTAAGACCTTCTATGAATTCCTGGAAGCGTATAACTCTTCTAAAGATCAGGTATTCCTGGCAATGCATGGCAATCAGATCATAGGTTCCATTGCGGTGCTCGGGCATTCGCGTTATGCTACCCAGTTACGCTGGTTCCTGGTACATCCGGATTATCGCGGTATTGGTATCGGACAGCGCCTGCTGACGGAAGCCATTAATGCCGCTAAAGAAAAGCTGTTTCAGAAAATTTATCTCATTACGACCAGTCAGCAGGTAGCAGCGACATCTATGTTCAGAAAGAACGGTTTCCGCAAGTCGGGCGAAAAGCATATGCCTATGTGGGGGTTGCAGCTGACAGAAGAACGGTACGAGATTGATCTGGTTTAA
- a CDS encoding glycoside hydrolase family 76 protein: protein MRSLLQVAVLLLCMQLSSFGQLANFNSTAEALQTSMYNTFGVPNNNYWWSANGVHALTDGYMRTRSETYKTRMKALLLGTKSANGNTYINYFYDDMDWMGIATLRAWLATGDIEYYNVATQLWADIKGGYSNGAIDWNKGCAGCKNSCTNGPAIILGARLYQITGSAADLQLIKDIFTFMKNNLVDPVTGAVWDNINLNTGVTNKDWIFSYNVGTFIGAGWELYKVTGDAYYLNEAVKTANYAMNSRRTNGMFFANEDGGGDGGLFKGIFIRYLAELAREGNVPAATRDAYNEAIRFNAQTLKTSGINPATNLVGTVWSQQPSGSTDYSTQLSGVMLVEAAALLDQSFFYKDINYGGSYWSLGVGSYNTAALQAKGINNNDVTGFSIPTGFKATLYKNDNFTGDNLVVTSNSPWIGGPWNDSVSSIIISYTAGASFFKDCNYTGAVVSLPAGNYTLTQLQAKGILNDDISSLRVSNGYQVILYENDNFAGTSVTATSDNSCLVAQNFNDKATSIRITATGAAPAINTTARVNEEERSLLKGVTLYPNPAGNTLYLKTSLNITGSDVTVVDVTGRVVLRSRLTTNNLDVSRLHGGVYWITIVKDGKKSTISFVK from the coding sequence ATGAGATCACTTCTACAAGTGGCCGTACTGCTGCTATGCATGCAGCTCTCTTCATTCGGCCAGCTCGCTAATTTCAATTCCACGGCAGAAGCGCTGCAAACAAGTATGTATAACACTTTCGGTGTGCCAAACAATAATTATTGGTGGTCCGCTAATGGTGTACATGCATTGACAGACGGCTATATGCGTACCCGTTCCGAAACTTACAAGACCCGTATGAAAGCCTTGCTGCTCGGTACAAAGAGCGCAAACGGGAATACTTACATCAACTATTTCTACGACGACATGGACTGGATGGGCATTGCAACTTTGCGTGCCTGGCTGGCAACAGGAGACATTGAGTATTATAACGTCGCCACGCAGTTATGGGCCGACATCAAGGGAGGTTACAGTAATGGGGCCATCGACTGGAACAAGGGTTGCGCAGGATGTAAGAACTCCTGTACCAATGGTCCCGCCATTATCCTTGGAGCAAGACTGTATCAGATAACAGGATCAGCTGCAGACCTTCAGCTCATCAAAGACATCTTCACCTTTATGAAGAACAACCTGGTAGATCCTGTGACCGGCGCCGTATGGGACAACATCAATCTCAATACCGGCGTAACTAACAAAGACTGGATCTTCTCCTACAATGTAGGTACGTTCATTGGTGCTGGCTGGGAGCTGTACAAGGTAACGGGAGATGCATACTATCTGAATGAGGCGGTCAAAACGGCCAACTATGCTATGAATTCCAGACGCACGAACGGGATGTTCTTTGCGAATGAAGATGGTGGCGGTGACGGCGGATTATTCAAAGGCATCTTTATCCGCTATCTCGCGGAACTGGCCAGGGAAGGTAATGTGCCTGCGGCTACCAGGGATGCGTACAATGAGGCGATCCGCTTCAATGCGCAGACCCTGAAGACCAGTGGCATTAATCCTGCTACTAATCTTGTGGGTACGGTGTGGTCACAACAGCCATCAGGCAGTACGGATTATTCTACCCAGCTGAGTGGTGTTATGCTGGTAGAAGCGGCCGCATTACTGGACCAGTCGTTCTTTTACAAGGACATTAACTACGGTGGCAGTTACTGGAGCTTAGGCGTAGGTAGTTATAATACCGCCGCGTTACAGGCAAAGGGGATCAACAACAATGATGTGACAGGATTCTCTATTCCTACCGGCTTTAAGGCAACACTATACAAGAATGATAACTTCACCGGTGACAACCTGGTAGTGACCAGTAACAGTCCGTGGATAGGCGGCCCATGGAATGATAGCGTATCGTCTATCATTATCAGTTATACCGCCGGCGCTTCTTTCTTCAAGGACTGTAACTATACAGGGGCAGTGGTGAGTTTGCCAGCGGGCAACTATACCCTGACGCAGTTACAGGCGAAAGGCATACTGAATGACGATATTTCTTCATTGCGGGTGAGCAATGGCTACCAGGTGATCTTGTACGAAAATGACAATTTCGCCGGTACGAGTGTGACCGCTACAAGTGATAACAGCTGCCTGGTAGCACAGAACTTCAATGACAAGGCTACCTCTATCCGTATTACAGCCACCGGCGCAGCACCTGCTATTAATACGACCGCCAGGGTGAACGAGGAGGAGCGCAGTCTGCTGAAAGGCGTGACACTATATCCTAACCCTGCCGGCAATACGTTGTATCTGAAAACATCATTGAATATCACCGGCTCAGACGTAACGGTGGTGGATGTGACAGGTCGTGTGGTGCTACGCAGTCGTTTGACTACCAATAATTTAGATGTATCACGCCTCCATGGTGGCGTATATTGGATCACGATAGTCAAGGATGGCAAAAAAAGTACAATTTCTTTCGTGAAATAA
- a CDS encoding c-type cytochrome, producing the protein MGRWIGAVMPLLIVALSVNAQVKKTAGTKTGGTSAAQIAKGKVLYRQYCISCHQENGSGVPRMNPPLIKTEYVLGDKVRLIGVLLKGLNEEVEINGEYYSNPMPSQAALKDQEIADILSYVRNSFGNKASTISAAEVTQVRATIK; encoded by the coding sequence ATGGGCAGATGGATAGGGGCGGTGATGCCATTGCTGATAGTTGCATTATCAGTGAACGCACAGGTAAAGAAAACGGCGGGTACTAAAACCGGTGGCACTTCGGCCGCACAGATCGCAAAAGGAAAGGTGTTATACCGGCAGTATTGTATATCCTGTCACCAGGAGAATGGGAGCGGGGTACCCCGTATGAACCCACCGCTGATAAAAACGGAATACGTACTGGGCGATAAGGTACGACTGATCGGCGTGTTGCTGAAGGGACTGAACGAAGAGGTGGAGATCAACGGGGAATACTACTCGAATCCGATGCCTTCACAGGCAGCATTAAAAGACCAGGAGATCGCGGATATCCTGTCGTATGTCAGGAACAGCTTCGGGAACAAGGCCAGTACCATTTCAGCCGCCGAGGTGACGCAGGTACGGGCTACCATAAAGTAA